Proteins from a genomic interval of Clostridium sp. M62/1:
- a CDS encoding DUF4860 domain-containing protein: MVKRTQNSGRTELLFSMLLLFVFLLCSIFTVLIGSRVYENIRARDNESFYRDTALSYVVNKVRQADETGAVEVRDEGDTSVLVLTSQINGSLYETWIYTLDGTLRELFTPKDSGLTTADGLEISSCPKLTFLLEDQGGKKLLTICQSSPESETSSGSPAASEGSETQEEDRRVSLLLRSSGGTFTGSTSLHPAESAGNAGY, encoded by the coding sequence ATGGTAAAACGAACGCAGAATTCCGGCAGAACAGAGCTGCTTTTCTCCATGCTCCTCCTCTTTGTCTTTCTGCTCTGCTCCATTTTCACTGTTTTGATCGGAAGCCGTGTCTATGAAAATATCAGAGCCAGGGACAATGAGTCCTTCTATCGGGATACAGCCCTCAGCTATGTGGTAAACAAGGTAAGGCAGGCCGACGAAACCGGCGCGGTGGAAGTCCGGGATGAGGGAGATACCTCTGTGCTTGTCCTCACCTCGCAGATCAACGGAAGTCTCTATGAAACGTGGATCTACACCCTGGACGGAACACTGAGAGAGCTTTTCACCCCCAAAGACAGCGGGCTGACCACAGCCGACGGACTTGAGATCAGCAGCTGTCCAAAGCTTACCTTCCTTTTAGAAGATCAGGGCGGAAAAAAACTGCTGACCATCTGTCAGTCCTCCCCGGAAAGCGAAACCTCTTCCGGCAGTCCCGCTGCCTCAGAAGGCTCAGAGACTCAGGAGGAAGACCGCAGGGTCTCTCTCCTTCTGAGAAGCTCCGGCGGGACTTTTACAGGCAGCACCAGCCTTCATCCGGCTGAAAGCGCCGGAAATGCCGGATACTAA
- a CDS encoding Uro-adherence factor A — MRETRQVSRINIGTASIVLILIILCLSVFSLLSLSDARSSLSFAERRAQSVQAFYSADAQVQRWLSDIQGLSIQEAAARRESLPEDASVEASGEEGILTLTIPMSQGQSLLARYSVSEGRLISSRVYNSEDYAIDTRLPVWTGQSDEKADGTQAD; from the coding sequence ATGAGAGAGACAAGACAAGTAAGCCGGATCAATATCGGCACGGCCTCCATTGTTCTGATCCTGATTATCCTGTGTCTGTCCGTCTTTTCCCTGCTGAGCCTCAGTGATGCCCGCTCCTCCCTCTCTTTTGCAGAGAGAAGAGCCCAGTCTGTTCAGGCCTTCTACAGCGCAGACGCCCAGGTCCAGAGATGGCTCTCGGACATCCAGGGACTTTCCATTCAGGAAGCGGCGGCCAGACGGGAGAGTCTGCCCGAGGACGCCTCTGTGGAGGCATCCGGCGAGGAGGGCATACTGACTCTCACCATCCCCATGTCCCAGGGCCAGTCGCTCCTTGCCCGTTACAGCGTTTCAGAAGGACGGCTTATCTCCTCCCGCGTCTACAACAGTGAAGATTACGCCATCGACACCCGCCTTCCTGTCTGGACGGGACAGTCGGACGAGAAAGCTGATGGGACCCAGGCAGATTAG
- a CDS encoding type IV pilus twitching motility protein PilT, whose product MNIKEFFKDAVERQASDIFMIPGMPLALKINGRIENIGEEKIFPAEMDNYIREIYTLSGSRDMSRVMTLGDDDFSFSIVGLSRFRASVMKQRGSLAAVIRIVRFDLPNPADIHIPETVLNIASMKKGMVLVTGAAGSGKSTTLACIIDRINQTRNAHVITLEDPIEYLHHHQHSVVTQREIGHDTASYVDGLRASLRQAPDVILLGEMRDYETIQTAMTAAETGHLLISTLHTIGAANTIDRIIDVFPADGQQQVRVQLAMVLKAVVSQQLVPAADGSLIPAFEIMFVNEAIRSMIRESKIHQIQNVIATSMAEGMVSLDSSLLRYLQQGLITKETCINYSLNPEQMKMRLG is encoded by the coding sequence ATGAATATCAAAGAATTTTTTAAAGACGCCGTGGAAAGACAGGCATCCGACATCTTTATGATCCCAGGAATGCCTCTGGCTCTCAAAATTAACGGCCGAATCGAAAATATAGGGGAGGAAAAAATCTTCCCTGCAGAGATGGACAATTACATCCGGGAAATCTACACCCTCAGCGGCAGCCGGGACATGTCCAGGGTTATGACGCTGGGAGACGATGATTTCTCCTTCTCCATTGTGGGACTTTCCCGGTTCCGCGCAAGCGTGATGAAACAGAGGGGCTCTCTGGCAGCAGTCATCCGGATTGTCCGCTTCGATCTTCCAAATCCCGCAGACATCCATATACCGGAGACCGTCTTAAACATCGCCTCCATGAAAAAGGGCATGGTGCTGGTGACAGGCGCAGCGGGCAGCGGAAAATCCACGACTCTGGCCTGCATCATCGACCGTATCAACCAGACGAGAAACGCCCATGTCATCACCCTGGAGGATCCCATCGAGTACCTTCACCATCATCAGCACTCTGTGGTTACCCAGCGGGAGATCGGCCACGACACCGCCTCCTATGTGGACGGCCTGAGGGCCTCCCTGCGCCAGGCGCCGGATGTTATTCTCTTAGGCGAGATGCGGGACTACGAAACCATCCAGACAGCCATGACTGCGGCAGAGACAGGCCATCTGCTGATCTCCACCCTCCACACCATCGGAGCCGCCAACACCATCGACCGCATTATCGACGTTTTCCCGGCTGACGGACAGCAGCAGGTGCGCGTTCAGCTGGCTATGGTTTTAAAAGCCGTTGTGTCACAGCAGCTGGTTCCCGCTGCAGACGGTTCCCTGATTCCGGCCTTCGAGATTATGTTCGTCAATGAGGCTATCCGCAGCATGATCCGGGAGTCAAAGATCCACCAGATCCAGAATGTCATCGCCACCAGCATGGCGGAGGGCATGGTAAGCCTGGACAGCAGTCTTCTGAGATATCTTCAGCAGGGACTTATCACAAAGGAAACCTGCATAAATTACAGCTTAAATCCTGAACAGATGAAGATGCGCCTGGGCTAG
- the trmB gene encoding tRNA (guanosine(46)-N7)-methyltransferase TrmB, translating into MRLRHIPGAEEAIAQSPYVIQEPKEKKGRWREVFGNDHPIHIEVGMGKGRFIMELAERNPDINYIGIERYSTVLLKALQKREKLPLSNICFMCVDAKELGEMFEPGEVKKIYLNFSDPWPKDRHAKRRLTSPQFMAVYDQVLSEDGDVEFKTDNRGLFEYSLESIPESGWKVREYTFDLHNSPMAEGNVMTEYEEKFSSRGQAICKLSAVRGK; encoded by the coding sequence ATGAGATTACGCCACATACCGGGCGCTGAGGAGGCGATTGCACAGAGCCCCTATGTGATCCAGGAACCAAAGGAGAAAAAGGGCAGATGGAGAGAAGTGTTCGGAAATGACCATCCGATCCACATCGAGGTAGGAATGGGGAAGGGCCGGTTTATCATGGAACTGGCAGAGAGAAACCCAGACATCAACTATATAGGAATAGAGAGATACTCCACTGTACTCTTAAAGGCACTTCAGAAGCGGGAGAAGCTGCCGCTCTCCAATATCTGCTTTATGTGTGTGGATGCAAAGGAGCTGGGGGAGATGTTTGAGCCGGGAGAGGTGAAGAAAATTTACCTGAATTTTTCCGATCCGTGGCCCAAAGACCGCCACGCAAAGCGCAGGCTCACATCGCCGCAGTTTATGGCAGTTTATGATCAGGTGCTCTCAGAGGATGGAGATGTAGAGTTTAAGACAGACAACCGGGGACTGTTTGAGTACTCTCTTGAATCTATCCCGGAGTCAGGCTGGAAGGTGAGGGAATATACCTTTGATCTTCACAACAGCCCCATGGCCGAGGGAAATGTGATGACAGAGTATGAGGAAAAGTTCTCCTCCAGAGGTCAGGCCATCTGCAAGCTGTCAGCTGTCCGCGGCAAATAG
- a CDS encoding SH3 domain-containing protein translates to MNTDNINTGSWERIQNGFQDTERLLGQKRYNECMIRARQTLEFMVKCLCERFDVSEATLVDMIDALYENGIINKTTCEHYHKIRMIGNKAVHEEDNLAYNAGQAYHLLSQEIYTFANDFTGKKKKPLPRQREDISREDASSREQLSRPSRGSASRSRGAVSRAGGSSSARRRRPRSSGPVIDPGSLLKIFIPIAIIIILIFIIRLVHPGDENGAETTAPIELETIAPTEEATTEENTTEAAPAKRYRTSDTLNVRSEPSTSASKLGQLAPGTEVEYIEDYDDTWVKITFEGQEGYVSKEYLELIAE, encoded by the coding sequence ATGAATACGGACAATATAAATACCGGCAGCTGGGAGAGGATACAGAACGGCTTCCAGGATACAGAACGGCTGTTAGGCCAGAAACGGTACAATGAATGTATGATCAGAGCCAGACAGACTCTGGAATTTATGGTGAAATGCCTTTGTGAGCGCTTTGATGTGTCAGAGGCCACTCTTGTGGACATGATCGACGCCCTCTATGAGAACGGCATTATCAATAAGACCACCTGCGAGCATTATCACAAAATCCGCATGATAGGAAACAAGGCGGTTCATGAGGAGGATAATCTGGCATATAATGCAGGGCAGGCCTACCACCTGCTGTCCCAGGAGATCTACACCTTCGCAAATGACTTTACAGGGAAGAAAAAGAAACCCCTCCCCCGCCAGAGGGAAGATATTTCCCGGGAGGACGCCTCATCCAGAGAGCAGCTTTCCCGGCCTTCCAGAGGCAGTGCCTCCCGTTCCAGGGGGGCTGTTTCCAGAGCGGGAGGTTCCTCCTCCGCAAGGCGCAGAAGACCCCGTTCCTCCGGACCGGTTATCGATCCGGGAAGCCTTTTGAAGATTTTTATTCCGATTGCGATCATTATCATCCTGATCTTTATTATCCGCCTGGTTCACCCGGGAGATGAGAACGGTGCAGAGACTACAGCTCCCATTGAGCTGGAAACCATCGCTCCCACTGAAGAGGCGACTACTGAGGAGAATACTACTGAGGCCGCTCCTGCCAAACGATACAGAACAAGCGACACGCTGAATGTCCGCTCTGAGCCGTCAACCAGCGCCTCAAAGCTGGGTCAGCTGGCCCCGGGGACGGAGGTAGAATACATAGAGGATTACGATGATACCTGGGTGAAAATTACCTTTGAAGGCCAGGAGGGATATGTATCAAAAGAATATCTGGAATTGATTGCTGAATAG
- a CDS encoding HAD family hydrolase: MIKAVIFDMDGVIIDSEGEYLKYMYAFAREKRPDIRIEELYGTVGTTKKDCWDVMEKALKTGETWEELREQYHSRGIWKRAFEEVDYRAIFRPEILPVMDQLREMGLKLAVASSTNLEQVDHILTLNHVKERLEIMVSGGMFKRSKPDPEIYLYTAEKLGAEPGECLVIEDSTVGITAASRAGMKVAALIDNRFAFDRSLASCEIRTLTEIPALVRTLLGNKNTEK, from the coding sequence ATGATAAAAGCAGTGATTTTCGATATGGACGGAGTGATTATTGACAGTGAGGGCGAGTACCTGAAATACATGTATGCGTTTGCCAGAGAAAAGAGGCCGGACATCAGGATCGAGGAGCTTTACGGGACGGTCGGCACGACGAAAAAGGACTGCTGGGACGTGATGGAGAAGGCTCTGAAAACAGGCGAAACCTGGGAGGAGCTGAGGGAGCAGTATCACAGCAGGGGAATCTGGAAAAGGGCATTTGAGGAGGTAGATTACCGCGCCATTTTCAGACCTGAAATTCTGCCGGTGATGGATCAGCTGAGGGAGATGGGACTCAAGCTGGCGGTGGCTTCCTCCACTAATCTGGAACAGGTGGATCATATTCTTACATTGAATCATGTAAAGGAGAGGCTGGAGATTATGGTAAGCGGCGGCATGTTTAAGAGAAGCAAACCGGATCCGGAGATTTATCTCTATACAGCAGAAAAGCTGGGAGCAGAGCCTGGAGAGTGCCTTGTCATAGAAGATTCCACTGTCGGTATCACAGCCGCCAGCCGGGCGGGGATGAAGGTGGCGGCCCTGATCGATAACAGATTTGCCTTTGACAGAAGCCTGGCTTCCTGTGAGATACGTACCCTGACGGAAATACCGGCTCTTGTAAGAACGCTTTTGGGGAATAAAAACACAGAAAAATAA
- a CDS encoding TIGR01906 family membrane protein, producing MKHTGPLAWLAGIVCAFCLMIAFLITSVEAVVYWTPGYFETEYETYQVPETVHMQMDDLLYVTEEMMAYLRGNRDDLHIDTVVDGQEREFFNEREIAHMEDVRELFIGALYLRAACLAAAALCIIFLILSKASLRFVLPRALCAGTGIFFMLTAVLAAVISTDFTKYFVIFHKIFFDNDLWILDPATDLLINIVPEPFFMDTAARIGVTFGLMVLFLFAVCLAFILFTKKRKPLTPAFTNRG from the coding sequence ATGAAACACACAGGGCCCCTTGCCTGGCTGGCCGGCATTGTCTGCGCCTTCTGCCTGATGATTGCCTTTCTCATCACATCGGTGGAAGCGGTCGTTTACTGGACGCCAGGCTATTTTGAAACAGAATATGAAACCTACCAGGTTCCCGAAACCGTTCACATGCAGATGGACGATCTCCTCTACGTCACAGAGGAGATGATGGCATATCTGAGAGGAAACAGGGATGATCTGCACATTGACACAGTGGTGGACGGGCAGGAAAGGGAATTTTTTAACGAGAGGGAGATTGCCCATATGGAAGATGTGAGAGAGCTCTTTATCGGTGCTCTCTATCTGCGGGCTGCCTGCCTTGCCGCTGCCGCTCTCTGCATAATCTTTCTGATTCTATCGAAGGCCAGCCTGCGCTTCGTCCTGCCGCGGGCTCTCTGCGCGGGAACGGGAATCTTTTTCATGCTGACAGCCGTTCTGGCAGCTGTTATATCCACAGACTTCACGAAATACTTTGTGATTTTCCACAAAATCTTCTTTGACAATGACCTGTGGATTCTCGATCCGGCCACGGATCTTTTGATTAACATTGTGCCTGAGCCGTTCTTTATGGACACTGCCGCCAGGATAGGAGTTACCTTTGGCCTGATGGTTCTGTTTCTCTTTGCTGTCTGTCTGGCTTTCATCCTCTTCACGAAGAAGAGAAAACCGCTCACTCCGGCCTTTACTAACAGAGGATAA
- a CDS encoding D-alanyl-D-alanine carboxypeptidase family protein, with the protein MKQKFIRTILCFFLTAAVSAHPAYASQEWPSDVSIEADAGIVMDADSGTVLYGKNIHDTYSPASITKVLTSIIVLENCDLDEMVTFSKNAIYNVEADSSSAGYDTGDQATVRDCLYALLLKSANEAANALAEHVAGTTEAFAEMMNEKAKELGCVDSHFANPSGLNDENHYVSAYDMALITRYAFENEIFEEIISTTYYELPPNARNPEGLGVSPGNKLIKKNFPEYRPDVIGGKTGYTSIALNTLVTGARQDDTTLITVVLHSRGTTYSDTSRMLDFGFGNFRSVSLENNDTTYSSLNSNLTIAGLPTSSAPSLTVDPDSRIILPNNAEFEETTSSVSFDLPENAPDNAIAAVCYSLGEHQVGTAWLTLGAERSESPAIPEELLSAVPTTIAQVSYEDEAAAENSSEKDRNMEEAADSQSTSDSASEPDQNTLSSGEQSQNTPDENPTGGALSDGFSVTPILIFTAAAAVIALLGTALAVWIGKSRRREEAERMERRRKRMERLKETGVSEEEFNEMMKNRRLSIPLEPDERSPRRKGSSKSSLLSQPKKKRTRDSEFTLKKRRRWKR; encoded by the coding sequence ATGAAACAGAAATTTATACGCACGATTTTGTGCTTTTTTTTGACGGCTGCCGTTTCGGCCCATCCCGCCTATGCCTCCCAGGAATGGCCTTCTGATGTATCCATAGAGGCGGATGCCGGGATTGTCATGGATGCGGACTCAGGAACCGTCCTTTATGGAAAAAATATCCATGACACTTACTCCCCCGCCAGCATTACCAAGGTGCTCACCTCCATCATTGTCCTTGAAAACTGTGATCTGGATGAGATGGTCACCTTCTCAAAAAATGCTATCTACAATGTGGAGGCTGACAGCTCGTCAGCCGGCTACGACACCGGAGATCAGGCCACCGTACGGGACTGTCTTTATGCCCTCCTCTTAAAGTCGGCAAACGAAGCGGCAAACGCCCTAGCTGAACATGTCGCGGGAACCACAGAGGCCTTTGCCGAGATGATGAATGAGAAAGCAAAGGAGCTTGGCTGCGTGGATTCCCACTTTGCCAATCCCAGCGGCCTGAACGACGAAAATCACTATGTCAGCGCCTACGACATGGCTCTGATTACCAGATACGCCTTCGAAAACGAGATATTTGAGGAGATTATTTCCACCACCTATTACGAACTCCCTCCAAATGCCAGAAATCCCGAGGGACTCGGCGTTTCCCCGGGAAATAAGCTTATCAAGAAAAATTTCCCCGAATACCGTCCCGATGTAATCGGCGGAAAGACAGGCTATACCTCCATCGCCCTGAACACCCTGGTGACAGGAGCCAGGCAGGACGACACGACGCTGATCACCGTTGTCCTCCACAGCCGCGGAACCACCTATTCCGACACCAGCCGCATGCTGGATTTCGGCTTTGGCAACTTCCGCTCCGTCTCCCTTGAGAATAATGATACCACCTATTCCTCGTTAAACAGCAACCTGACCATCGCAGGGCTGCCTACATCGTCTGCCCCGTCCCTGACTGTGGACCCGGACAGCCGGATTATTCTCCCAAACAATGCGGAGTTTGAGGAAACCACCTCCTCCGTATCGTTCGACCTGCCGGAAAATGCTCCGGACAATGCGATTGCAGCCGTCTGTTACTCTCTGGGAGAGCACCAGGTCGGAACTGCCTGGCTTACCCTGGGCGCAGAGCGGTCAGAATCTCCCGCCATTCCGGAGGAGCTGTTGAGCGCGGTTCCCACTACTATCGCTCAGGTCAGCTATGAGGATGAAGCAGCGGCAGAAAACAGCTCTGAAAAAGACAGAAACATGGAAGAAGCCGCTGACAGTCAAAGCACGTCAGATTCCGCCTCCGAACCGGACCAGAATACCTTATCCTCCGGCGAGCAGTCCCAGAACACTCCGGATGAGAACCCCACCGGCGGCGCTTTATCGGATGGCTTTTCTGTCACACCGATTCTCATTTTTACCGCTGCAGCAGCTGTAATCGCCCTTCTCGGAACGGCCCTGGCTGTCTGGATCGGAAAAAGCCGCCGCCGCGAGGAGGCAGAGCGCATGGAGCGCCGCAGAAAGCGTATGGAGCGCCTGAAAGAAACAGGCGTATCTGAGGAGGAGTTTAACGAAATGATGAAAAACCGCCGCCTCTCCATCCCGCTGGAGCCGGATGAACGTTCTCCCCGCAGAAAGGGAAGTTCTAAAAGCTCTCTTTTATCCCAGCCGAAGAAAAAGAGAACCAGGGACAGTGAATTCACCTTGAAAAAAAGGCGCAGGTGGAAGCGGTAA
- a CDS encoding 3'-5' exonuclease produces MGHYIVLDLEWNQSSGGREASIDRLPFEIIEIGAVKLDENLRIVSEFSRLVRPQVYRTLHYKISEVTHLTAEQLEREGQKFETAVKEFFDWCGNDCRFCTWGSMDLTELQRNMVYHGMELPFQKPLYYFDLQKIYSLIQGNTKRESLDTAVLEMGIEEERPFHRALDDAWYTGLVMGKMNFYSMMEYISVDYYQTPETEEEEIYLEFPDYSKFVSRTWETKEELLAQKRVTDVVCYKCHRMLRKKIRWFSVNQRYYFCLAVCPEHGFVKGKIRIKKSEDGSVFAVKTVKFADEAGVDTIIRRREEAKKKRAERAKARKEAKKKEKSEAAANRLKRKGKNSGAAGQQG; encoded by the coding sequence ATGGGACATTATATTGTGCTTGATCTGGAATGGAACCAGAGCTCAGGCGGCAGGGAGGCATCCATTGATCGACTGCCCTTTGAGATTATTGAAATCGGAGCGGTGAAGCTGGACGAAAATCTCAGAATTGTATCAGAGTTCAGCCGCCTGGTGCGCCCGCAGGTGTACCGGACACTTCACTATAAAATTTCAGAGGTAACGCATCTCACGGCGGAACAGCTGGAACGGGAGGGCCAGAAATTTGAGACAGCGGTAAAGGAATTTTTTGACTGGTGTGGAAATGACTGCCGTTTCTGTACCTGGGGATCCATGGATCTGACAGAGCTTCAGAGGAATATGGTTTATCATGGCATGGAGCTTCCCTTTCAGAAACCTCTCTATTACTTTGATCTTCAGAAGATTTACAGTCTGATTCAGGGAAATACGAAGAGAGAATCGCTGGATACGGCGGTTCTGGAGATGGGAATTGAGGAGGAGCGCCCGTTTCACCGCGCTCTGGATGATGCCTGGTACACAGGCCTTGTGATGGGAAAAATGAACTTCTACAGTATGATGGAGTACATTTCCGTGGACTACTACCAGACTCCTGAAACAGAGGAGGAGGAGATCTATCTGGAATTTCCCGATTACTCGAAATTCGTGTCAAGAACCTGGGAAACCAAGGAGGAGCTGCTCGCACAAAAGCGGGTGACAGATGTGGTCTGCTATAAGTGTCACCGCATGCTGCGAAAGAAAATCCGCTGGTTTAGCGTGAACCAGCGGTATTATTTCTGTCTGGCTGTCTGCCCCGAGCACGGGTTTGTGAAGGGAAAAATCAGGATTAAGAAGTCAGAGGACGGCTCTGTGTTTGCTGTAAAGACAGTGAAGTTTGCAGATGAGGCAGGGGTGGATACGATTATCAGGCGCCGCGAGGAAGCGAAAAAAAAGCGCGCTGAGCGGGCAAAGGCGCGCAAGGAGGCCAAAAAGAAGGAAAAATCAGAGGCTGCAGCAAACCGGCTGAAAAGAAAAGGAAAGAATTCTGGAGCGGCAGGGCAGCAGGGATGA
- a CDS encoding transposase — protein sequence MSSIPQNYFVENDLIDCVQRFFSKHHVGRLLARCNGMKEKGVSSVSLLRYKLSNIFVGRSMYMQQRTGSFKEAFSKNTFYRFLNSSKTNWLRFTSLLAADIVNHDIRDLTDPERKNVFIIDDSLFNRTSCKKTELGSKVFDHTDMHFKKGFRMLTLSWSDGNTLIPVNSCLLASAKNTNIIGPVKDFDNRTLAGKRRALAQTKAPEAMMTLLNTALSAGLKADYVLFDSWFSNPAQVTAIHAKGMDVIAMIKKSSRIKYSYGGEQLNIKEIYSRNKKRRGRSKYLLSVDVMVGKANPIPAKIVCVRNKANRKDWLAFICTATTLSEEEIIRIYGKRWQIEVFFKTCKSMLNLVGECHSLSYDALTAHVAIVFTRYMLLAMEQRQNEDQRTLGELFFFLVDEMADITFNRSLCILMEALMASLQGIFKLSDEQLNAFTADFEARLPEYLRKALHLEAAAA from the coding sequence ATGTCCAGTATACCACAAAACTATTTCGTTGAGAACGACTTAATTGACTGTGTTCAGAGATTTTTTTCCAAACATCATGTTGGCAGGCTCCTTGCCAGATGTAATGGAATGAAGGAAAAAGGTGTTTCATCTGTTTCCCTGCTTCGTTATAAACTCAGCAACATTTTTGTCGGAAGAAGTATGTATATGCAGCAGCGGACTGGCTCTTTTAAGGAGGCGTTTTCCAAGAACACTTTCTACCGTTTCCTTAATTCTTCAAAAACAAACTGGCTTCGTTTTACTTCTCTTCTTGCAGCTGATATTGTCAATCATGACATTCGTGATCTGACAGATCCGGAAAGAAAAAATGTCTTTATCATTGATGACAGCCTTTTCAACCGTACCAGCTGTAAGAAAACGGAACTGGGATCAAAAGTTTTTGACCACACGGATATGCATTTCAAAAAGGGCTTCAGGATGCTTACTTTAAGCTGGAGTGATGGAAACACACTGATCCCTGTAAACAGCTGCCTGTTAGCGTCTGCAAAGAATACAAATATCATCGGCCCGGTAAAGGACTTTGACAACAGAACCCTTGCAGGAAAAAGACGTGCGCTAGCCCAAACAAAAGCACCAGAGGCAATGATGACTTTACTGAATACAGCCCTCAGTGCAGGGCTGAAAGCGGATTATGTCCTGTTTGATTCCTGGTTTTCCAATCCAGCACAGGTCACAGCCATCCATGCAAAAGGCATGGATGTGATTGCCATGATTAAGAAAAGTAGCCGGATCAAATATTCGTACGGTGGTGAACAGCTGAATATCAAAGAAATCTATTCCCGGAACAAAAAGCGCCGTGGCAGATCAAAGTATCTGCTTTCTGTTGATGTTATGGTAGGAAAGGCGAATCCAATTCCGGCGAAAATCGTATGCGTAAGGAACAAGGCAAACCGCAAGGACTGGCTTGCTTTTATCTGTACAGCTACAACACTTTCCGAGGAAGAGATTATCCGTATTTATGGAAAGCGCTGGCAGATCGAGGTCTTTTTCAAAACCTGCAAATCCATGCTGAATCTGGTTGGAGAATGCCACAGTTTATCTTATGATGCACTGACAGCCCATGTGGCGATCGTGTTTACCCGATATATGTTACTTGCAATGGAGCAGCGCCAAAATGAAGATCAGAGAACGCTTGGTGAACTGTTCTTCTTCCTTGTTGATGAAATGGCAGACATTACTTTCAACAGGTCACTTTGCATCCTGATGGAAGCCTTGATGGCAAGTCTTCAGGGAATCTTTAAACTAAGCGATGAGCAACTGAATGCTTTTACCGCTGATTTTGAAGCAAGATTGCCGGAATATCTGAGAAAAGCACTCCATTTGGAAGCTGCAGCGGCATAA